AATAAAAAGCAAGTCCCATCAGAATGATCGATCCAAGAATTTCGCCCCAAACCATATTGTTCAAAGAGCAGATGCTGCATGCGTATGGTTCTTATGTCATATATCTCCTAAGGCTGTCAAATACACAAACGCATCTTCCATCGTCAAATGGAATTGCTTCAGATGTACTCATAATTGCCACATCAGGGAAAAATATGCGGGCATCTTATCTATAGTATAAGCATACGGTTTATTCCGTCAAGCAAAAGTTTGTGCGCGCGCTTCACAATATGCAAAAGCGGATAAAAAAACACGCATCAAACGTTTGTCCAATGCGTGTTCGGGCATCCACTTGCGTATTACGCGCGCCGCTGGAGCGCCGCGCGCACAAAGGAAAGGATCAGCGCGTTGGGGCGGATGGGCCTGCTGGTCAGCTCCGGCTGGTAGATCACGCCCACAAACCAAGGATGGTTTTTCAGCTCAATGATTTCGGTCCAGTCCGCCTTGGGGTTGCGGCCGCTGATCACCATGCCGCCCAGCGCAAAGGCGGAGGCGTAATCGTTGTTAAACTCGTAGTGGTGGCGGTGGCGCTCCTCTACGCACTGTGCGCCGTAGGCCTCGCGCGCGATGGTGCCCTCGGCAAGCTCGCAACCGAAGCCGCCGATGCGCCCACCATCGGGCACGCCCTGGTAAATGATGGGGTTGGCCGTCTCGGGGGCCAGCTCCACGCTGTTTGCGTCACTGATGCCCAGCACGCTTCGCGCAAACTCCACCGCAGCCATCTCCATGCCCATGCCGATGCCCAAAAAGGGAATGCCCTGCGTGCGCGCATACGCGATGGCGGCAAGCATGCCCTCCACGCCGTCGGCCTCGCTGCCGTCAGGCACCAGCACAGCGTCCGTGCCCTCGATATGGGCGGCGACGTTCTCAGGCGTGACGTCGTGCGCGTCAATCCAGCTGATGTCCACCTCCGCCCCCAGCGCGATGCCCGCGTGGTTGAGGCTCTCCACCAGCGAAAGGTATGCGTCGTGCAGCGCCACATACTTGCCCACCAGCGCCACCTTCACCCGCTTATCGCGGCTGTGGAAGTGATCCACCACCGCCCGCCAGGGCGCAAGGTCAGCCTCGCGCGCCTCCAGGCCCAGCCGCTTGAGCAGCAGGGTATCGAGACGCTCCTCGGCAAGCAGCAGCGGCACCTCATAGAGCGAGGGGGCGTCCACGTTGGAAACCACGCTCTCAGGCGCCACATTGCAAAAGAGCGCGATCTTTTCCTTGATGCTCTGCGACAGCGGCGTCTCGCTGCGGCATACGATGATATCCGGCGTGATGCCGATGGAGCGCAGCTCCTTGACGCTGTGCTGTGTGGGCTTGGTCTTGACCTCGCCCGCCATGCGCAGGTAGGGCATCAGGGTGACGTGCACAAAGGCGCAGTTTTCCGCGCCCACCTCCCAGCGCATCTGGCGGATGGCCTCCAGAAAGGGCAGGCTCTCGATATCGCCCACGGTGCCGCCTATCTCCACGATCACGATATCGCTGGACTGCTGGCGGGACACCGAGCGGATGCGCTCCTTGATCTCGCCGGTGACGTGGGGAATGATCTGCACCGTACCCCCATGGAACGCGCCGCGGCGCTCCTTGGTGAGCAGCTCAAAGTAGATGCGTCCCGCTGAGCAGCTGTTGTTCTTGGTCAGCTCCACGTCGATAAAGCGCTCGTAATGGCCCAGATCCAGGTCGGTCTCGGCGCCGTCGCGCGTGACGAACACCTCGCCGTGCTGTAGCGGGCTCATCAGGCTGGGATCCACGTTCATATAGGGATCGAGCTTTTGAATGGAAACCTTATAGCCGCGCGATTTGAGCAGCAGCCCGACCGATGCGGCCGTAATTCCCTTGCCAAGCGACGAAACCACGCCGCCGGTGATAAACACATACTTGGTTGCCATAAACAAAAATCCTCCCCATATGCTGCCTGCCATTTCCGGCTGTTTTTGTCAAAATTTACGATGGAACAAAACACTCCATATTGTATCTGTGTTGCCGGCGGCGTGTCAAGAGAGCCGGCGCGCTTTAGTCCGCAAATTGCGGCACGATCACGCCCGCAAGGCCGTCGCCCCTGCGCACGATGAAGGTATCCCCGGTAAGGCGGGTATGCGCCCCGCGCAGCGCAAGAAAATCCGCCACAGGCAGCAGGGTGGCCGAGAGAGTCAGCCGGTCGGTCTGGTAATGCATGGGCACCACGATGCGCGCGCCGATGGCGTCGCAAAGCGTGCTCGCCCCTTCGGCGTCCACCGTAAAGGTCCCCCCCACAGGCATGAGCAGCACGTCCACCTTGCCCAGCGCCTCCAACTGCGCTTCATCGAGCATGTGGCCAATATCGCCCATATGCACCACGCGCACGCCGTCGATATCCAGCACATAGATCATGTTTTTGCCCCGCAGCGCGCCCTGCGCAGGGTCATGATAGCAGGGAACGCCAAAGACAGAGACACCGCCGATGGTAACAGGCTCCTCGGTGCGCAGCACCTGGGGATTCCCCCACAGGGCGGCGGCGTTGGTGTGGTCAAAGTGCTCGTGGCTGCAGCAGACGATGTCCGCCTGCACCTGGGGCACCGGATAGCCCACGCTCCCCTCAAACGGGTCGCACACAACCGCCGTGCCCTCCTCGCTCGTCAGGCGGAAACAAGCGTGTCCCAACCATTGAATCTTCATCGTACGTCCTCCTTTTCCTTGGGTAAAACCATCCAAAGTGCCGCGCCCAGCGCGCGGCACAGGTTATCCTGCGTTTCGCCGGCCAGCAGCAACGCGTCCATGCGCGCGCCAAGCGCAAGCTCCACCTGCGCGGCATAGCGCGCCCGCGCGGCGGCCTGTCCCACCTCGTAAGCCGAAAGCGCAAGGACGCACAGCATGCGTTCCTTCGCCTGCGCGCAGGGACGGCTTTGCGCCTGCGGCCGCACTTTCAGCGCGCACCGTTTGATGGCCGCGCGCACAAAAAAATCCGGTGCGGCGCTGTCTAAAAGCGGGATATCCTCGGGAAGTGTCCGCCCCATCTCCTGTGCAGCGCGGCCCAGAAAGGCGCCGTCCAGATGCCCGTTGAGAAAGCCGCGCGCGCCCGCGCGCCAAGTATCGATGCCCTCGATGTGCGGCATGCGGCGCACAAAAAAAGCGCCCGCTTCCTCGATGGACACGCCGGCTCTGGACGCATAGAGCAGCGGCGCGTTGAGCGCGACGCATACGTCCTGCCCCGTGTAGATGCGCGATCGCACATCCTCGCCCGCCCATGCGGCGGCAGCGGCGCGCGCGCGCGCCTTGATGCTAGCGAGCGGCCCCTGCATGCTCGTTTTTGCGGAAGGTGACCGACAGGTGGTTTACGCCCAGCACGTCGCCGTCCACGTCCAGCTGGTACTTTAAGTCCACCTTCCCCTCGCCACGCTGGATGTCCACATCCACCAGCGTGGGAAAGATGCCCAGCTGCAGCGCGCCCAGCGGCGTGGTGAGCGTGCTGATATACTTTTGCCCCTGGTGGAACTGCATGCGGCTGTTGAGGTCCCCCTGGCGGGTGACGCTCACCACATCCCCCTTGACGCTGATGCGCGTGTGGGTGCCCTCCATGCCCGATACGTCTGTCTCTTCATACTCGAGCACATGCTCGTTTTTGCGGAGGGAATAGCTGCCCGGGGTGACCAGCTCGACCGATGCGTCATTGCCTTCAAGGTCTGTCTGCGTGCCCGTGATGGATATCATGACATTGCGCTGCATCGTTATCCCTCCCTTTGCCTTTTTGTTTATTATAGCATATCCGCCATGCGATACCAACGAAAAAAGAGGCGCCCCTGCCAAGTGGACAGCCTCTTTTTTCACCAGTGGACCCAAGTGCCTTTTGTCTATGGACAGGCGCGCAAGTCAGATAACCAGGTTGCCCTCGTCCGCATCGAGGATCAACAGCACCTTTTGTTCCGCGCCACTTTCCGCGTTAATGTAAACCAGATACGTCTCTTGGGCGTACGTGCCGGAAATTTCCCAGCACAGCACCTCTCTGCCCGAGGATTCGGGGATTAGGCACAGCCGCGCCGTCTCCTGCGCCAGGTTGGGCGAGATTCGCGCGCACGCCTGCTGGCGGCTGAGCGCGGGCTGCGCAAGCGTGCGTTCCACGTGGTCCATCACATAGTTCCACGCCTCAAAGCCCACGATATCCCCCGTCTGCATATCCACCTTGACCTTGATCAAGTCGGTATAGAGGGTCACGCCGCCCTGCTGGCAGGCGGTGTTGATCACCGCCACGTTGCCGTAGGCCTGGGCGTAGGTGGGTGTCATGTTCAGGTAGCCCTGCCTACCCAGAAAGGCCAGCGCCCGCTGGGTACACGCCTGCATATCCAACGTGCGCGCACTGGGCGCGGCGCCGCAGGTCATGCTGAGGATTTCCCCTCCCTGCTGGGAAATCAGCACCGTGCCGGCGCGGTTGTCCTGCGAAAAGTTTACGATGTGCGCCGGAATGCTGCCGCCCATGGCGCCCGCGTATTCCACCCGCGCCTCCGGCACAAAGGCCTGCGCCCTTGCGGTGGCCTGCTCCGCCGTAACCGCGGGCAGGTTTTCAATGCGCTTGGGCGCGCGGTTCATCCGGCTTTCGCTGAACGGGCCGTCGTAGATCAGCGTGGGGTAATCCACGCTGGCCGATTCGATGCGCCCAAAGCCCTGCAGCGTCTCGGGGATGTTCGCCTGGTCGTCCGCCGCCTGAGAGAGCAGCGCGCACCAGCGATAATCCCCACTGTCAAAGCTCTGCCCCAGCGCGCGCGCCTCCCGGCAGAACGCGCCGCACTGCGTGCGCAGCTCCTGCAGCTGGGTACGATCCGTTTCCGTTAGCTGCACGCCCTGCAGCGCCTGCAGGGACAGCTGGTGGCTGTAATCGCCGAGCCGGTTGACAAACGCCATGGTGCCGCTGAACGCGCCCAGGCACTCGGGCAGCAGCGCCACGCACTGCTGCACCGCCTCGCTGTGGCGGTAGATGTCCTCGAGCAGCTGCGCCTGGGCCTGTGGCGATTGCACCACCATCAGCTTGCCCAGCTTGACCTCCACGCCGTCGAGATGGTCCCGCAGATCGTAAAACGAGGCGCTGTAGACGCTCTCCAGATACCTCTCGTACCTATCCGCCGCACTGTCGCGCGCAATAGCCAGCGTTGCGGCGCCCATAAAGGCCGCGCTCAGCAGCAGGCCCAGCGCCGTTGCGCGGACGCGCAGGCGGTGGTTCTTCATCCATGCGCGCATGCGCGCCTTGTGCTCACCCATACGTTGCCTCCTACATGCAGAACCGGTGCAGGCCGATCACCCGCACCACTGGCCTTGAGAAAATCCACGCGTTGGTGCTCTTGGCCGGGTTGTAATAGAAGATACACCCGCCCGAGGGGTCCCACCCATTGAGCGCGTCGCGTGCGGCGCGCATAGCCTCTGCATCGGGCGAGAGGTTGATCTGCCCATCCGTCACCGCGGTAAACGCGCCCGGCTCGTAGATCACGGCGGCGATGGTGTTGGGGAACTCGGGATGCTTCACCCGGTTGAGGATAACCGCGGCCACCGCCACCTTGCCCTCGTAGGGCTCGCCGCGCGCCTCTGCGTACACCGCCTTGGCCAGCAGGTAGACGTCCTTATCATAACTGCCCGCGCTGCCGGCGCTATTGTCCGTGGTATCCGAAAGGCTGATGCCCAGCGCGTCTGCCGTCTGCTGGCCGATCACACCGTCCACGCTCAGCGCGTTTTTGCGCTGAAATTGGCGCACCGCCTCGGCGGTCTGCTGGCCGAAGATGCCGTCCACCGCGTCCTGATAGTAGCCCCAGTCCTTGAGGCGCTGCTGCGCCTGGCGCACGCGCTCGCCCTGGGAGCCGACGCGTAAGGGCGCGGGCGCGGCCAGCAACATGCCCAGCCCGCCGGCCGCCAGCAGCAGCACCGTCAGCACAATGCCTGTGATTGTGCGGGTTTTTCGTTTCATGCTCTCGCCTCCTTGCCTTCTTACAACCAGCCCCATAGATCGGACCATTTTTCCTGTAGATAGGAGCGGAACTGCAGATTGCCCGCGGGGCGGTCCTGCGCCTGCTGCGCGGCATCCTCCCCCGCGCAGGAGGGGTCCTCTCTGATATCGGCAAAGCACAGCGGCGGGAACATCACGCACCACCAGTTTTTTCCCGCGCCCTCGCCCAGCACCACGCGCAGCGCCTGGTACTCCCCCTCGGGGTAGATCACCCCGTCATAGAGGCGGGAAGGGAAATGCTCCACGCTTAAGGAAGCGCGCACCTGTTGCGGCCTGCCCTGGCGCGCCAGTTCTTGGCGGGCCGTCTCCTCGATGGCCGAAAGCTCCTTTTCTGCCAGCGCGCAGGCAGCCTGGCGGTCCGCTGCGCCTGAAAACAGCGGCCCAAAGCGCGCCACGATCGCATCGCGCACCGCCAGCTTGACGCGCTGGTCCTCCTCCCCATCGCTGCTGGCGATGATATGCAGCCGCAGGATATCCTGCGGCGCGGGCGCGGCCTTGGTGGGCGCCTGAAAAAGCGCGCATCCCAGCAGCAGCGCAAGCGCCAGCACCGCGGCCGCGTATTGTTTCCATCCTGTCTGTCGTGCATTGTGCATATGCGAAGCCCCCTTTGCACTTCCAGTATGGACAGCAAACGCGTGCGCTATACAGCCGCGCGCAAAAAAGAGCCGGGCGCGCAGGTTTGCGCGTCCGGCTCTTGTATATACCCATGCGGGGCCGCCCCTCATAAGGGGGTGCATCCTTTTATTTTACTATTTCGTTTTATGCGATCTCGATCGCCCGGGGCACGGTGTGCACTGCAAAAAGCGCACACACCTGCCGGCGCAGGCGCTCCATGGCCGCCTGCTGGCACGCCGCGTCCGCATAGAGGCCCAGCACTGCGCTGCCGCTGCCCGTCATCCACACGGCGCGCGCGCCGCTTCCGTCCAGCATGGCCATCACCTCGGGGATGCTCGCCTCCAGCGCGCAGGCGGGCATCTGCAGTGCGTTGGCATGGGCAAGCGCGGCTGCCACGGCCGCCGCATCGCCCGAGACGAGCGCCCGCTCTATGCGATCGACGTCCACCGGCGGCACCTTGCCAATGGCATCATAGGCGCGAAACACGTCCGGTGTGGCCAGCGAGGGCAACGCTTTGGCGATGATGAGCTGATACACCGCGCCTCCTTCCACGCGCGTCAGCCGCTCGCCGATGCCCTGCGCACGCATGCGCCCCCCGCGCAGGCAGAAGGGCACGTCCGCGCCCAGCTGGCAGGCCACCTCCGCCAGCTGCGCCTGATCCAGGTCCAGCTGCCAGAGCCGGTTGAGCCCCGCCAGCACCGCCGCCGCGTCCGCTGAGCCGCCGCCCAGCCCCGCGCCCATGGGGATGGCCTTCTTCAGTCCGATGCGCACCCCGCGCGTGACCCCATAGAGCCGCTTGAGCAGCGCCGCCGCGCGCCAGGCCAGGTTCTGCGCGCCCGCGCCCACGCCCGCGATGTCCCCCACCTCGATGGGGCCGTTTGTCAGCGCCAGCGTCACCTCATCGTAGAGCGAGACGCTGTCCATGATCATATCCAGCGCATGGTACTTGTCCGCACGCAGTCCCTTCACATCCAGCGCCCAGTTGATCTTTGCCGCAGCGCGCAGGATCAGCGTATCCATAAAAGCCACGTTCCCTTCTTTATGCCGTTGGTTGTATCATAGCATCTTTGCTGTGCCACAGACAATATCCCTCGGGCACATGCGCGGCCGGCCTGTGCCTCCCTTTTGCGCGCATACGGCAATGCCCTGGCGCGCAAAGGCGCGATCTGTAGGCACGCAGGTTTTGGAGACGTGCGAAATACCCTGGAGCGCGGCGGATCGCAAGGATGGCGGGCACGCCCAGCAGTGCATGCCCTTACGCACACGCGCAGGCGTGAGGCGTCATCTCTGGCGAGCGCAAAAATCCGTTTACGCATGTCCTTACGCGTACGCGCGCAGGCACGAGGCTTTCTAGCGCAGGTGCGCCGTACAATGCCCAATGCGATGCTGGGCGCGAGGCTCTCTGCCTACAATGACGGCCTGTGGTGCGAGGGCTGGCCTTACGCGCACGCGCGCAGGCGCGGCAGCGCACGACGATCCACGGGGTGTCCCTTGACGTAAAACTTTACGCGCACGCGCGCAGGCGCGGCAGCGCACTGCCCCCATGCAAAAAGCGGCGGGTGCGGCGCGCCAGCGCTTTGATCAAGCAAAGACGGCCGCCCCGCAAATGCGGAGCGGCCGTATACATGCATCGATCTGGCACACCGATCAGGCGCGCTTTGCGGGACGGAACGGGCGGTACATCAGCACCTTGTCGCCCGGGTGTAGCTCCCGCTCCTTGAGGTACGGGTTCAGCTGCGTCACCTCGTCGACCGTTGCGTTAAACTTGCGCGCCACGCTCCAGAGGGTATCGTCGTGCTGCACCACCACCAGCACGATGCCGTAATCCGCGCCGCCTGTGGCCTCGCCGCCGTCGGTCACCTCGCTGACCACGTCGCGCGTCACCACCGGCGTGCAGTACGCCTCGATGTCCAGCGCCACGCGGCAGTCCACCTCCTCGTCGGAGACGGCGGTGCAGTTGGCCTGCGCCACATTGGCCAGCGCGCCCAGCTGGGCGTCCGTGGTATCGCAGGACATACCCAAGTCGCATTCAAAAGGCTCAGAGGCATGATAGCCGAAGATGGGCATGCTCTCCTCGTCGGAGTGGTACACCACGTCGCAGGCGATGACGCCGCTTACGCGCACGCCCTTGTCGGTGGCGCTCACTTCCTGCACCACCGGGCGGGCGCTGAGCATCAGCGCGCGGCTGATGGGGGGCAGCCCATCGGGCAAGGGCAGCGCAAAGCGGTAGGTCTGCTGGGTGCTCTGCCGCTCTTTCTGCTGCAGCAGCGCCACCTCCCCTGCGGATACGTCGATCACGCGGCCCGGGGCGTACGCGTCGCGCAGCAGCACCTCATCCACCTGCTCGCGCACCGTTGCCGTGGCGGTGAGCGCCGCCTCCACGCGCAACACGCGTTTTTCCTCCATATCGTCCAGCTGGGGGGTGACGTCGATATCGTCCACCACCACCTGCACCTCCAGATCACCCTGCGGCACCACCGCGTCATTCCACGATACCTGCACCGATACCGGCACACTGTAGGTCAAAAGCTGGGGCAATCCGCTCGCCGCGTTGGACATGTAGAGCGTGTGCACCAGCATCTCGCCCTCTATCTGCACGTGGTCTCCCTCATTTGCGACGTCGCGCACATTGATGTAGGCCTGGTTGTGCAGCACTTCGTCCACGGTGAGCGCACGCTGCGGAATGTCCACATCGTCGCTGACCACCACCTCCTGCACCTGTTCCTCCACAGTGGAGACACCCGTCACCGGCTCAGTCTGCATCTGAATGCCCTCCACGCCAGTAATGTTGCGCACCCAGTCCATGGGCTCCACGCTCACCACGCACACGTCCAGCACCAAATCCGCGCTGAGCGTCAGGTTGCGCGCGCCCTCCATATTGTAGTCGATCTGCCGCACCGCGCCCACCACGCGGGCGCGCATACCCGGCTTCACCCCTTCAAGTTGCATCTTGTGGCTGAACTCCGTCTCCGCCTCCAGCGCCTCCACGCTGCCGTCAATGGCGGTGTAGAGCACCTCAAAGAGTACCTTGCCCGCCATCATGACGGTGTCCTGCAGGGTCTCCGCACTGCCCATGATGAGGCGGGCCCCCACGCTTACCACGCGCAGAATATCCTGCTGGTCCTCCTGCAGGGTAACGTTGCCTTCCAGCTGCGCTGCCTCTTTGCGGCACTGCACAAAACGGTCCATCTGTACTTTATCGCGAATGATTTCCACTTGTAATACCCCCTCATATTGCAACAGGCTGTTATAGTATATCGGCCCCGCGGTGGAATTAGAACACCGCGCAAAAAAAGACCCGCCCGGGCTTATCGCATAAACGAAAAGCGCGGGCGGGATCCATGAAGGGGTGCTGCTGCGTCAGGCGCTCATGCGCTCCATGGAGAGTTTGTCGGCCACCAGGGCGATGAACTCTCCGTTGGTGGGCTTGTCTCCCTTGTTGTAGATGTTGATGCCGAACACCTGGTTGATGTTCTCAATGCGGCCGCGCGAGAAGGCCACCTCGATGGCGTGCCGGATGGCGCGCTCCACCTTGCTGGGCGTGGTGTTGCACACCCGCGCGATGCTGGGATAGAGCTCCTTGGTGATGCGGTTGATGATATCCTTGTTTTCGATCACCATCTTCACCGCCTCGCGCAGGTACTGATAGCCCTTGATGTGCGCGGGGATGCCAATCATCAAAAAAATACTGGTGATGCGCTCGTCCATCGAGCGGGACATGGGCATGGGCTGCATCATGGGCTGGGCGGCGCCGCGGCGCACGCTCTGCCCGCCTGCGACCTCGCGGATGCGTTTGACCAGGATGTCCATATCGTAGGGTTTGACCATGTAATAACGCGCGCCCATGTCGATGGCGCGGCGAATGAACTCCTCCTGCCCCACCGCGCTGGTCACGATGATCTGCGGATGCTTGCCCTCCAGCTCCTGCAGGCGCTCGAGCATGGTAAATCCATCCGCGTTGGGCATGATCAGATCCAGCAGCGCCACGTCGGGCGCCAGCTCGTCCGCCATGCGCAGGCCCTCATCGCCATCGCCCGCCGCGCCGACGATCTCCAGATCGTCCTGCATGGACAGGTAGTCCACCATGATCTGGCGCAGGTCCTGGTTGTCTTCCACCACAAGTACTTTGATTTTGTTCGGCATAAAATACTCTCCTCCCTGTATGCAAGCGCAGCGTTTTGTTGCGACGCTGCGAAGCTTCCCACATGATTGTCGAAAAACAGCGGATTCTGTTGGTGAAATATAATTGTTATTCTCATAAATCATGTTCAAACCAATTTTAGCACAAGAAAATCCCAAAATAAAGGGCCGCGCCTTGCCATTCGCCAGCATTGGACAAGATTTTTTACGTTTCTGCAAACAAAGTGGAAAAGGCACAGCATTCCCAGCAGGTGTGTCGTTTTTTTGCGGGGACGCCCCCGCGCGCATATGCGGGTTGGTGCGGCGCACGGCCTGCGCACCTCAGGCGCGGCGCGTGAAGACAACCCGTGCGCATACGTGGATGCTGGCGCCAACGATGCGCCGCCATACAAAACCAGGGTTATGTCAGACACCTTGCGCGTATGCGTGAGCTGGCGCAGCACACGTCCTGCACTCCCCAGGCGCGGCGCGCAAAGAGGCCCGCGTGCATACGCGCATTGCTGGCGCCATCCCACGCCAAAGGTGCAAAAAGGCGCCGCGCCAAGGGCGCGGCGCCATGATTGATTATTCCGCGCCCGCATCGGGCTGCAGCCAGTTGCGCGCGCGTGATACGGCGCGCTCCCACAGCGCGCACTTGCGCCGCACCCACGCCGCGTCCCGCTGGGCGGAAAAGACGCCGTCAATGGCGTGCATGCGCGCAATCTCGGCCTTATCCCGCCACACGCCGGTGGCAAGGCCCGCCATGTATGCCGCGCCCATGGCCGTGGTCTCGATGTTTTGGGGGCGCATCACCTGCGCCTCCAGGATATCCGCCTGGAACTGCATCAAAAAGTTATTGGCACTGGCCCCGCCATCGACAAGCAGGCGGCTGAGCGATACGCCCGCGTCCTTCTGCATGGCCACCAGCACGTCGCGCGTCTCCAGCGCGATGGATTCCAGCGCCGCCCGCACGATGTGCGCGCGGGTGGTGCCCCGCGTAAGGCCCAAAATAGTGCCCCGGCTGTATGCATCCCAATAAGGCGCCCCCATCCCCGTAAAGGCGGGCACGAATACCACGCCGCCGGTATCGTCCACCGACCAGGCGAGCGCCTCGCTCTGAGCCGCGTTTTCAATGAGCTGCATCTCGTCACGCAGCCACTGGATCGCCGCGCCAGTGACGAAGATGCTTCCCTCCAAGGCGTACTCCACGCGATCGCCGATGCCCCAGGCGATGGTGGTGAGCAGCCCGTGTCGGGAGGCCACCGCCTCGCTGCCCGTGTTCATCAAAAGGAAGCAGCCCGTGCCGTAGGTGTTTTTGGCGTCACCCGGGGAAAAACAGGTCTGCCCAAAGAGCGCGGCATGCTGGTCTCCCGCAATGCCCGCAATGGGGATCTCACTGCCCAGTATGGCGGCGTCCATCATGCCCACCACCCCCACCGAGGGCTTCACCTCGGGCAGCACCGTGCGGGGGATATCCAGCAGGCGCAGCAGTTCCTCATCCCACATGCGTGTGTGGATGTTGTAGAGCATGGTGCGCGAGGCGTTGGTGACATCGGTCACATGCACCCGTTTATTTGTCAACTGGTATACCAACCA
Above is a window of Maliibacterium massiliense DNA encoding:
- a CDS encoding CTP synthase; the encoded protein is MATKYVFITGGVVSSLGKGITAASVGLLLKSRGYKVSIQKLDPYMNVDPSLMSPLQHGEVFVTRDGAETDLDLGHYERFIDVELTKNNSCSAGRIYFELLTKERRGAFHGGTVQIIPHVTGEIKERIRSVSRQQSSDIVIVEIGGTVGDIESLPFLEAIRQMRWEVGAENCAFVHVTLMPYLRMAGEVKTKPTQHSVKELRSIGITPDIIVCRSETPLSQSIKEKIALFCNVAPESVVSNVDAPSLYEVPLLLAEERLDTLLLKRLGLEAREADLAPWRAVVDHFHSRDKRVKVALVGKYVALHDAYLSLVESLNHAGIALGAEVDISWIDAHDVTPENVAAHIEGTDAVLVPDGSEADGVEGMLAAIAYARTQGIPFLGIGMGMEMAAVEFARSVLGISDANSVELAPETANPIIYQGVPDGGRIGGFGCELAEGTIAREAYGAQCVEERHRHHYEFNNDYASAFALGGMVISGRNPKADWTEIIELKNHPWFVGVIYQPELTSRPIRPNALILSFVRAALQRRA
- a CDS encoding MBL fold metallo-hydrolase, with product MKIQWLGHACFRLTSEEGTAVVCDPFEGSVGYPVPQVQADIVCCSHEHFDHTNAAALWGNPQVLRTEEPVTIGGVSVFGVPCYHDPAQGALRGKNMIYVLDIDGVRVVHMGDIGHMLDEAQLEALGKVDVLLMPVGGTFTVDAEGASTLCDAIGARIVVPMHYQTDRLTLSATLLPVADFLALRGAHTRLTGDTFIVRRGDGLAGVIVPQFAD
- a CDS encoding DUF1934 domain-containing protein — its product is MQRNVMISITGTQTDLEGNDASVELVTPGSYSLRKNEHVLEYEETDVSGMEGTHTRISVKGDVVSVTRQGDLNSRMQFHQGQKYISTLTTPLGALQLGIFPTLVDVDIQRGEGKVDLKYQLDVDGDVLGVNHLSVTFRKNEHAGAAR
- the ypeB gene encoding germination protein YpeB; protein product: MGEHKARMRAWMKNHRLRVRATALGLLLSAAFMGAATLAIARDSAADRYERYLESVYSASFYDLRDHLDGVEVKLGKLMVVQSPQAQAQLLEDIYRHSEAVQQCVALLPECLGAFSGTMAFVNRLGDYSHQLSLQALQGVQLTETDRTQLQELRTQCGAFCREARALGQSFDSGDYRWCALLSQAADDQANIPETLQGFGRIESASVDYPTLIYDGPFSESRMNRAPKRIENLPAVTAEQATARAQAFVPEARVEYAGAMGGSIPAHIVNFSQDNRAGTVLISQQGGEILSMTCGAAPSARTLDMQACTQRALAFLGRQGYLNMTPTYAQAYGNVAVINTACQQGGVTLYTDLIKVKVDMQTGDIVGFEAWNYVMDHVERTLAQPALSRQQACARISPNLAQETARLCLIPESSGREVLCWEISGTYAQETYLVYINAESGAEQKVLLILDADEGNLVI
- the sleB gene encoding spore cortex-lytic enzyme, which encodes MKRKTRTITGIVLTVLLLAAGGLGMLLAAPAPLRVGSQGERVRQAQQRLKDWGYYQDAVDGIFGQQTAEAVRQFQRKNALSVDGVIGQQTADALGISLSDTTDNSAGSAGSYDKDVYLLAKAVYAEARGEPYEGKVAVAAVILNRVKHPEFPNTIAAVIYEPGAFTAVTDGQINLSPDAEAMRAARDALNGWDPSGGCIFYYNPAKSTNAWIFSRPVVRVIGLHRFCM
- the spoIIR gene encoding stage II sporulation protein R, with the translated sequence MHNARQTGWKQYAAAVLALALLLGCALFQAPTKAAPAPQDILRLHIIASSDGEEDQRVKLAVRDAIVARFGPLFSGAADRQAACALAEKELSAIEETARQELARQGRPQQVRASLSVEHFPSRLYDGVIYPEGEYQALRVVLGEGAGKNWWCVMFPPLCFADIREDPSCAGEDAAQQAQDRPAGNLQFRSYLQEKWSDLWGWL
- the ispE gene encoding 4-(cytidine 5'-diphospho)-2-C-methyl-D-erythritol kinase encodes the protein MDTLILRAAAKINWALDVKGLRADKYHALDMIMDSVSLYDEVTLALTNGPIEVGDIAGVGAGAQNLAWRAAALLKRLYGVTRGVRIGLKKAIPMGAGLGGGSADAAAVLAGLNRLWQLDLDQAQLAEVACQLGADVPFCLRGGRMRAQGIGERLTRVEGGAVYQLIIAKALPSLATPDVFRAYDAIGKVPPVDVDRIERALVSGDAAAVAAALAHANALQMPACALEASIPEVMAMLDGSGARAVWMTGSGSAVLGLYADAACQQAAMERLRRQVCALFAVHTVPRAIEIA
- a CDS encoding SPOCS domain-containing protein, which produces MEIIRDKVQMDRFVQCRKEAAQLEGNVTLQEDQQDILRVVSVGARLIMGSAETLQDTVMMAGKVLFEVLYTAIDGSVEALEAETEFSHKMQLEGVKPGMRARVVGAVRQIDYNMEGARNLTLSADLVLDVCVVSVEPMDWVRNITGVEGIQMQTEPVTGVSTVEEQVQEVVVSDDVDIPQRALTVDEVLHNQAYINVRDVANEGDHVQIEGEMLVHTLYMSNAASGLPQLLTYSVPVSVQVSWNDAVVPQGDLEVQVVVDDIDVTPQLDDMEEKRVLRVEAALTATATVREQVDEVLLRDAYAPGRVIDVSAGEVALLQQKERQSTQQTYRFALPLPDGLPPISRALMLSARPVVQEVSATDKGVRVSGVIACDVVYHSDEESMPIFGYHASEPFECDLGMSCDTTDAQLGALANVAQANCTAVSDEEVDCRVALDIEAYCTPVVTRDVVSEVTDGGEATGGADYGIVLVVVQHDDTLWSVARKFNATVDEVTQLNPYLKERELHPGDKVLMYRPFRPAKRA
- the spo0A gene encoding sporulation transcription factor Spo0A, whose protein sequence is MPNKIKVLVVEDNQDLRQIMVDYLSMQDDLEIVGAAGDGDEGLRMADELAPDVALLDLIMPNADGFTMLERLQELEGKHPQIIVTSAVGQEEFIRRAIDMGARYYMVKPYDMDILVKRIREVAGGQSVRRGAAQPMMQPMPMSRSMDERITSIFLMIGIPAHIKGYQYLREAVKMVIENKDIINRITKELYPSIARVCNTTPSKVERAIRHAIEVAFSRGRIENINQVFGINIYNKGDKPTNGEFIALVADKLSMERMSA